ATCATGGCCGCAGTTTTGCTGATCGAGTCCGTCATGAAGTTTGCCATCGCGCTGTTTTCCGCCGCCCATGCGCCCTCCTCGCGCCGTGCCTTGTTGTTCGCCCAGGCCGCGCTGGCCGGCGGGCATGAGATTGTCCGGCTGTTTTTCTATCAGGATGGCGTCTACAACGCGTCCGGCAGCGTGGTCACGCCTCAGGACGAGCAGGATTTACCCAAGCAATGGCGCAACTTTGTCAGCGAGCATCAACTCGATGGCGTGGTCTGCATCGCCGCCGCCCTGCGCCGTGGAGTGTTGAACGAGGAAGAGGCCCAGCGCTATCAGCGTGAA
The window above is part of the Pseudomonas sp. B21-048 genome. Proteins encoded here:
- the tusD gene encoding sulfurtransferase complex subunit TusD; protein product: MKFAIALFSAAHAPSSRRALLFAQAALAGGHEIVRLFFYQDGVYNASGSVVTPQDEQDLPKQWRNFVSEHQLDGVVCIAAALRRGVLNEEEAQRYQREAVAVGAPWELSGLGQLHDAVQDADRLICFGGA